A stretch of Myxococcus virescens DNA encodes these proteins:
- a CDS encoding isochorismate synthase, with amino-acid sequence MKTHTPVESQRWVAGMTPLAVVDPLAGADVLGVPTVYWERPLAQDAAAGWGEAAVVEAQDASDIPDVLASLGRTQVRWLGEAPESMPGPWFGGIRFGDSGTVDTAWASHGVTRWTLPEVLVFRTARGACVVAFAQEGRGGEDLVRSRLERVRACFPESYRHARGEPVELELRASRPDFEVRVQRALDAIASGHLQKVVLARPLDAEGPVPFDVVDVLARLREQNPRCATFLFRAPDDTCFLGATPETLCRVDGQVLETEALAGTAAPGQADGLRGHDKNVREHASVVRYLVTALTPLAEQVSSDAEPALLALKNVVHLRTGFRAELRPGVTPAQVVEALHPTPAVGGTPRERALSFLVEHEGLDRGWYAGPVGWVGPGRAHLMVALRSARVKGAKARLFVGVGLVAGSNADSEWRETEMKSLAMLRALGGGDVVRR; translated from the coding sequence ATGAAGACGCACACTCCCGTTGAGAGCCAGCGCTGGGTGGCCGGAATGACGCCCCTTGCGGTGGTGGATCCGCTCGCGGGTGCGGACGTATTGGGCGTTCCGACCGTCTACTGGGAGCGTCCGCTGGCGCAGGACGCAGCGGCGGGGTGGGGTGAGGCGGCGGTGGTGGAGGCGCAGGACGCCTCCGACATTCCTGACGTGCTGGCCTCGCTGGGCCGCACGCAGGTGCGCTGGCTGGGCGAAGCCCCGGAGTCGATGCCGGGCCCCTGGTTTGGCGGCATCCGTTTCGGTGACTCGGGCACGGTGGACACGGCGTGGGCGTCGCACGGTGTGACGCGCTGGACGCTGCCCGAAGTGCTGGTGTTCCGCACGGCGCGCGGCGCGTGCGTGGTGGCGTTCGCGCAGGAAGGCCGCGGGGGTGAGGACCTGGTGCGCTCGCGGCTGGAGCGCGTCCGTGCCTGCTTCCCGGAGTCGTACCGGCATGCGCGCGGCGAGCCCGTGGAATTGGAGTTGCGCGCGTCGCGGCCGGACTTCGAGGTGCGGGTGCAGCGCGCGCTGGACGCGATTGCGTCCGGGCACCTCCAGAAGGTGGTGCTGGCGCGCCCGCTGGATGCGGAAGGACCCGTGCCCTTTGACGTGGTGGACGTGCTGGCGCGGCTGCGCGAGCAGAATCCCCGCTGCGCCACCTTCCTGTTCCGCGCGCCGGATGACACGTGCTTCCTGGGCGCGACGCCGGAGACGCTGTGCCGGGTGGACGGTCAGGTGCTGGAGACGGAGGCCCTGGCGGGCACGGCCGCGCCCGGCCAGGCGGACGGGCTGCGGGGCCATGACAAGAACGTGCGCGAGCACGCGTCCGTGGTGCGCTACCTCGTCACCGCGTTGACGCCGCTGGCGGAGCAGGTGTCGTCGGACGCGGAGCCCGCGCTGCTGGCCTTGAAGAACGTCGTGCACCTGCGGACGGGGTTTCGCGCCGAGCTGCGGCCGGGGGTGACGCCGGCGCAGGTGGTGGAGGCGCTGCATCCCACGCCGGCCGTGGGCGGTACGCCCCGTGAGCGCGCACTGTCGTTCCTGGTGGAGCACGAAGGCCTGGACCGTGGGTGGTACGCGGGGCCGGTGGGCTGGGTGGGGCCTGGGCGGGCGCACCTGATGGTGGCGCTGCGCTCGGCGCGCGTGAAGGGCGCGAAGGCCCGGCTGTTCGTCGGCGTGGGGCTGGTGGCTGGCTCCAACGCGGACTCGGAGTGGCGGGAGACGGAGATGAAGAGCCTGGCCATGTTGCGGGCCTTGGGAGGCGGGGATGTCGTCCGACGCTAA
- the menD gene encoding 2-succinyl-5-enolpyruvyl-6-hydroxy-3-cyclohexene-1-carboxylic-acid synthase, with the protein MSSDANLNVLWARALLEELVRGGVRHAVVCPGSRSSPLALACAGTEGLRTWSVIDERSAGFFALGLAKQSRAPAVVVATSGTAGAHFYPAVIEAALSHVPLVVLTADRPLELQGWGAPQTVPQARFFGEHSRFYADLGQPEAHDAALIHMRATVARAVVSAWRAPRGAVQLNVPFREPLAPIAEPFPEAALSALAKSGRAGAPLTRIVPPEPVPDAATLDEVRRRIAATTRGVIVCGPRDEMDGFAAAISALSQATGYPVLAESTSQARYGGGPLTLSYYDAMLRHAPFAKAHRPELVLRFGGALTPKVPQQWLDGSGADIVLFSDGGGLFDPAHRASTVVEGSAVAACEALTRGLARGAGPWARGFLAAEQRVRTALEAAFAEQPDVLSEPRIAREVVAALPAGAPLFVSSSMPIRDLDAFAPAGTVPLRVLANRGANGIDGIVSSALGMAAAAGRPAVLLTGDLALLHDVGAFVTASRTRVPLTVVAVNNDGGGIFSFLPIAQVAPRDTFETLFGTPHGVDLSHAAALGGARLHRPETPVALRSAVREGLEGGLHLVEVRVDRNANVDEHRRLFARMAASLGEGPWA; encoded by the coding sequence ATGTCGTCCGACGCTAACCTCAACGTGCTGTGGGCGCGCGCGTTGCTGGAAGAGCTCGTGCGCGGTGGGGTTCGTCACGCGGTGGTGTGTCCGGGGTCCCGGTCATCGCCCCTGGCCCTGGCCTGCGCCGGGACGGAGGGGCTGCGCACGTGGTCCGTCATCGACGAGCGCAGCGCGGGCTTCTTCGCCCTGGGGCTCGCGAAGCAGTCGCGCGCGCCGGCCGTGGTGGTGGCGACCAGCGGCACCGCGGGCGCGCACTTCTACCCGGCGGTCATCGAGGCCGCGCTGTCTCACGTGCCCCTGGTGGTGCTGACGGCGGACCGGCCCCTGGAGCTTCAGGGCTGGGGCGCGCCGCAGACCGTGCCACAGGCGCGCTTCTTCGGAGAGCACTCGCGCTTCTACGCGGACCTCGGTCAGCCCGAGGCGCATGACGCGGCGTTGATTCACATGCGTGCCACCGTTGCCCGCGCGGTCGTCAGCGCGTGGCGCGCGCCGCGGGGCGCCGTGCAGCTCAACGTCCCGTTCCGCGAGCCGCTGGCCCCCATCGCCGAGCCCTTTCCCGAGGCCGCCCTGAGCGCGCTCGCGAAGTCGGGCCGCGCCGGCGCGCCGCTGACGCGCATCGTCCCGCCCGAGCCGGTACCAGACGCGGCCACCTTGGACGAGGTGCGCCGCCGGATTGCCGCGACCACTCGCGGCGTCATCGTGTGTGGCCCGCGCGATGAGATGGATGGATTCGCGGCGGCCATCAGCGCGCTGTCGCAGGCCACGGGCTATCCCGTGCTGGCCGAGTCCACCTCGCAGGCCCGCTATGGCGGCGGCCCGCTCACGCTGTCCTATTACGACGCGATGTTGCGGCACGCGCCGTTCGCGAAGGCGCACCGTCCGGAGCTGGTGTTGCGCTTCGGGGGCGCGCTCACGCCGAAGGTGCCTCAGCAGTGGCTGGACGGCTCGGGCGCGGACATCGTCCTCTTCAGTGACGGCGGCGGGTTGTTCGACCCGGCGCACCGCGCGTCCACGGTCGTGGAGGGCTCGGCGGTGGCGGCCTGTGAGGCCCTGACGCGAGGACTCGCGCGCGGCGCGGGGCCGTGGGCACGAGGCTTCCTGGCCGCGGAGCAACGGGTGCGCACGGCGCTGGAGGCCGCGTTCGCGGAGCAGCCCGACGTGCTCTCCGAGCCGCGTATCGCTCGCGAGGTGGTGGCGGCGCTTCCCGCGGGCGCGCCGCTCTTCGTATCCAGCAGCATGCCCATCCGCGACCTGGATGCCTTCGCTCCGGCGGGCACGGTGCCGCTGCGGGTGCTGGCCAATCGAGGGGCCAACGGAATCGACGGCATTGTCTCCAGCGCGCTCGGCATGGCGGCCGCGGCGGGCCGGCCCGCGGTGCTGCTCACGGGGGACCTGGCGTTGCTGCATGACGTGGGAGCCTTCGTCACCGCGTCGCGCACGCGAGTGCCGCTCACGGTGGTGGCGGTGAACAACGATGGGGGCGGCATCTTCTCGTTCCTCCCCATCGCCCAGGTCGCGCCGCGGGACACGTTCGAGACGCTCTTCGGTACGCCGCACGGGGTGGACCTGTCCCACGCGGCGGCGCTGGGCGGCGCCCGGCTCCACCGACCGGAGACGCCCGTTGCGCTCAGGTCGGCCGTGCGCGAGGGCCTGGAGGGCGGGCTCCACCTGGTGGAAGTGCGCGTGGACCGCAACGCGAATGTGGATGAGCACCGGCGGCTGTTCGCTCGAATGGCGGCCTCACTGGGAGAAGGACCATGGGCGTGA
- the menH gene encoding 2-succinyl-6-hydroxy-2,4-cyclohexadiene-1-carboxylate synthase — protein MGVKLAYETWGEGSRPLVLLHGFTGSRRAFDGLRPLLGRDVRAVAVDLPGHGATPLPDQRGREAFVETVDALVALVDSLGQGPVDLLGYSQGARVALAAAVRAPDRFGRLIMESGSPGLHRRQERAARREADGQLAAFIRSRGVDAFVDRWEQLPLFDGLRQLPQERKDALRSQRRACTAEGLAGALECLGLGVQPDFWPELHAQRLPTLLLTGALDSKFTQIARRMATELPVVWRHAFEGCGHAPHLEAPEAYAREVLGFLQTPWYEAPQFDSPMTAREGRVTS, from the coding sequence ATGGGCGTGAAGCTGGCTTACGAGACGTGGGGTGAGGGCTCCCGTCCGCTCGTGTTGCTGCACGGCTTCACCGGCAGCCGCAGGGCCTTCGACGGGCTGCGTCCGCTCCTGGGCCGCGATGTGCGCGCGGTGGCGGTGGACCTCCCCGGTCATGGGGCCACGCCGCTGCCGGACCAGCGGGGGCGTGAGGCCTTCGTGGAAACGGTGGACGCGCTCGTCGCGCTGGTGGACTCGCTGGGACAGGGACCCGTGGACCTGCTGGGCTATTCGCAGGGGGCACGCGTGGCGCTGGCGGCGGCCGTGCGCGCGCCGGACCGCTTTGGTCGGCTCATCATGGAGAGCGGCTCGCCAGGGCTGCATCGGCGCCAGGAGCGCGCGGCCCGGCGTGAGGCGGACGGACAGCTGGCGGCCTTCATCCGTTCGCGAGGCGTGGACGCCTTCGTGGACCGCTGGGAGCAATTGCCGCTGTTCGACGGCCTGCGCCAGCTCCCGCAGGAGCGCAAGGACGCGCTGCGCTCACAGCGCCGCGCCTGCACGGCGGAGGGGCTCGCGGGCGCGCTGGAGTGTCTGGGGCTGGGCGTCCAGCCGGATTTCTGGCCGGAGCTGCATGCCCAGCGGCTGCCCACGCTGCTGCTGACGGGCGCTTTGGATTCGAAGTTCACCCAGATTGCCCGCCGCATGGCCACGGAGCTGCCGGTGGTCTGGCGCCACGCCTTCGAAGGCTGTGGCCACGCGCCGCACCTGGAGGCGCCGGAGGCCTATGCCCGTGAAGTCCTCGGGTTCCTCCAGACGCCCTGGTACGAGGCCCCGCAGTTCGACAGTCCCATGACCGCGCGCGAGGGAAGGGTGACGTCGTGA